CTGCCGGCACTCAGATGCGGAGCCTCAACGAACTGGTCGAACGGCATAGCGTCTCGAAGATCGTCATCATCCAAGCCATACAGCTGCTAGAGCGGCAGGGGCTTGTCCGTACCGTTCCTCGACGGGGAACCTTCATCACGGATCATCCGAACCTGGTTCGAGTCGCGCCCGAACGTCAGATGGAGGATCCTGAGGACACCTTCGGTCACGAGTCCGATCGGGATGTTCGCATCGAGCGAGACAGCGAGCGACTTCCCGCATCAGAGGAGCTTGCGGATGCATTCGCGATATCCCCAGGGAGCGAAGTACTTCACACCATCACCCGTGCGACCGAGGATGGTCGGCCGATCTCAATATCCGACACGTATCAGCCGACCGAAGCGGCGGACATCTCAGCTGCCACAGTGCTCGAAGAGACTGTGGCCGATCGTATCCCGCTGGAGTCGCACGCTACATGGCTCGAGACACCCGCAGGTGATCTCGTCAAGTCGGTTCGTCAGCGGTACCTTGGCCCGGGCGAACAAGTGCTAATGGTGTCCGAGATCTCCTATCCCCGAGACCGATACGACGCATTCGTGTTCCGGATGGAACTTCAACAACAACTGAAGCAATCGCCTACCGAGTAGGACAGTCAAGCGATGTCAGCGACGCACCCAGCCTTGCGCTACATCGGCCAGGTTCCACCACGAAACATATTGCGAATCTTCGGATTCCAGCTTCCACGCTGAGGTCAGGGCATCGAAGAATGCGTCATCGCCGGTCTTGCCACCCTTGGGTTCACCGATGAACAGGAGGCGATCACCTCCAGCTCGACTGAACTCGTCAAGCGCGGTCGATGCCATCTCGTTGCCCCATCCCGGCGGCCAGCAGAGGAACAATACGTGATCCGAGCGGTCACGGATCCGTTCCGTGAACGCCCCCAGACCACCGACGTTGTGCCAGACATCGCGTTGCCCGGATGCACCGGGAAACGAGACGTTCTCAGTGGTGTCAGGTGGTTCAGAATCGTAGGCGTCAACCGTCAGACCAGCAGTGGTCAACTGAGCCGCCCAATAACCACGCCCGGCACCGAGTTCGACCACGTCCTTGCCAGCACAGAACTCGACCATCCAGTTGATCGTCTCTGGCGACGGAATGGCGTAGGCATAGACCGCTTGCAAAATCGTCTGCGCAAACCCAAGCCGCGCACTTCCTTCAGAGCGACCACCATCGACTACTCGACGCCCCTGACGTTCTGAAACTGAAGGGGCAACGATGTCCCAGTATGGATTCCGGCTCTGAGTATCGCCCCCGGTCATGTAGTTCACGAACCGGAGGTCGAACGCAGCGTCAGCCTGGTCGTCACCGCTGCCGGGCAGCA
The Nocardia sp. BMG51109 genome window above contains:
- a CDS encoding GntR family transcriptional regulator produces the protein MTEPAYVSIAAEYARQIRSGALPAGTQMRSLNELVERHSVSKIVIIQAIQLLERQGLVRTVPRRGTFITDHPNLVRVAPERQMEDPEDTFGHESDRDVRIERDSERLPASEELADAFAISPGSEVLHTITRATEDGRPISISDTYQPTEAADISAATVLEETVADRIPLESHATWLETPAGDLVKSVRQRYLGPGEQVLMVSEISYPRDRYDAFVFRMELQQQLKQSPTE